The window GTGCTGAGATCACTACCTCGCTGTCTTTCTGAGCAATGTTCTCCTCATCACCATCACTGCTAAGTTTCAACAGAGGCACCGATGACTTCCACCATTCATGCAGCTCAGCAACACATGGGATATTCTCAGGATATTGAAGTATCAGCTCTTCTAAATTTGACTCAACCTCTTGTATCTCTCTCCTTGGAATGTCTCCGACTTGCTTAATTATATGTGCAGGAGTTGGAATCCCATCTTCACTATTCTTCTCTGAGATACTCTCTTTAACTGTGATAGAGGTAAACACTGGTGGAGCTAATGATTTCTTCTTGACAAATAGTCCAGATACAGTTGTAACACAAGTGTGGGCAATTGGTGACACGACTAAATTCCACCAGTCACATAGTTGACTAACACAAGTGAATTTCTCCATATCTTGCTGTCTCAACTTAGCGTCAATCAGAGTAGGTTCCTCATAAACCTCTTCTTGCAACTTTGACTCATTCTGAACAGTTTCACTGCCATGAGGTATTGGATCTGCTACTGTGGTATCCATCTGATCTAaagtggttgcatcatcttggaaaATATCATAATAATCATCAAGGATAATTGAAGTAGGATCAATGTTTCCATATGGAGGCTCTAATTCAATTCTGAAATGTTGTTGTCCCTGGAATAAAACATGCTGGTTTTGAATATTAGGCACCATGGATGATTTCTGTTCACTTATGGAACACACAGCTTCTGATTGCACACAGCTTGCAACCTTCGGATTTGAACTAGGCCTTTCATAACCCCATTGCATTTGGTGGAAGGCAATGCTCTCAATGAGAATAATTGCACCCTCGACAGTCTTGTTCATGATTGTTCCACCAGCTGACATATCAATAAGATCTCTTGAAGCATGTGTCAGCCCTCTATAGAATATCAGAAGCACTAACCAATCCTTTTACCCATGATTAGGACATTTTCTAAGCAAAATACTTATATCTCTCCCAAGCAGCATACAAGCTTTCACTTCCATCTTGCGCAAAACTGAGGATCTGGTCACGAATTGCGGCTTGCTTGTAAAGTGGAAAATATCTATGCAGGAAAGCTTGCGAAATATCACCCCAAGTGCATGATCTTGATGGCAAAGAATAATACCAGTCCTTAGCAGCATCTCTGAGAGAGAATGTGAACAACATACACTTCATAGCATCTTGGGAAACGCCATGGTACTGGACTGTATTGGCATACTCCAGAACATTACTAATGTGCTCATGAGGGTCTTCATTGGGTAATCCTCTAAAGTGATTCTGCAAGACGAGCAATAAGTCCAGGCCTCAACTCAAAATTTTCGGCCACAATAGATGGCCAAATTGGCCCTGTCATCGTGTCCAAACTACTTGGCAACCAAAGATCACGTACTAAAGCCATGTGTTCAAGTGCAACTATCAATCAGCCTACAAATAGTAAGATATCCTACACACGCTCACAAACATCAAACACAGGTGAGAGGGTTAGTATCCTAATAAGCCGAAGCAACAAAAAGTAAAAAGTTAAAAGAAACACAGAAATAAATTTGACTGAAAATTTAAACAAAAACTATACTAAGCCTAGTCTATAGCTTCGCACAATCGCTCGATgctagtccccggcaacggcgccaaaatgatcaATTGTAATATAGCGGGGTTTTTACGCCCCAAACTACGAGTGTCGTGCTCTCCTCAGGGACTAGGCGACGGCAACTATATTCGGCTAAAGCACGGTAATACAATTCAGATGAAGGGAACAGAAAATAAACCTAAACTATCAAGATTGTCGCCAATGGAAATGCGGATAAGCAAAGGTAGATTCAGATTTTACTAACtttctttttggtatttttgtaattCTTGAGAAATTAAGATACTAACACAAGCTAACATCAATGACAAGAGAAGTAAAAAGGACATGAACTTAACACacacatatatgtatatatcaCAAAAACAGTAAACCGGACACTAATCATCAGCACACAACAATATTTTTGAtgaattacacacacacacacatatactagCAGAATACTAATTGACAGAACCAAAATATAATAGATCAAGTATCTCTCAAAGTAACAAAGCCTCAACTAGTCAGATCTCAGAACACATGCACTATATTATACAAGTACTTAAACAGAGCAAACATCAGGTTGCAAGTACACTTCAAATCTGAATATTACATAAGCATCTCAAGGCACAAATTAATTGTTCGGAACAGTACACAAGGTTCACCTAGCAGTTTTCAGAAATTTGCAAGAAGTAAGAGAGGAGAGAAGCAGCAGCAGTTTTCGTTCAGAGAAGAACTAGGAGCAGCAGCTAGAGTAGCAGCGAGCAGCAGAGACACAACAAGAGGAGGAGCGGTTCAGCAGCAGTAGTAGGGACAAGGAGAAGAACAGCGGcaaagggattgaaggaggaggagCAGCGGGGCAAGGAAAGAGGGCTTCAGCAAGAAGAGCAGCAGGGGCGAATAGGAAGAAGGAGCAGCAGCAGGTTGCGTGGAAGAAGAGAAGGCAGCAGTAGGAGGTCGAGAGGAAGAAGGAGGGGCTCGCGAGGTGGGCGCTGGTGGCGGCGCTGGTGGAGTGGTGGCAGGAGGCGATGGTGGTGCTGGTGAATGGATGGCGCAGCGGCGCTGATGTGGATGGTGGCGCAGTGGAGATGGATGGAGATGGTGGTGGCTGGGCTGCGGAGGCGCACCACCACGCCGGCCTCGCCGTGGCAGCGGCCTGAGGTGGAAGAAGTGGTGGGGGAGAAGAGAGATGGAGATATGGCCAGGCCCGAGGGGAATTGGAGATGGACTAGGGATTTTGACCCCTCGATCTGATCTTCCATTTGCACAATGGCCCTCCTACTTCCTTTTTCCTTCGCAAGAACATCCCTCTCTTCTCAAGTTGCCCCCCCTGGTTACTTTGTTTCTTCTCGCACaagtccattcttcctcctcttcttcgttcTCTTAGCCACTTAGTCCGTATCTTGAAGTTTATAGTGCCTTCTCgcacttttctgcaaaacaaaCCACTGAGTAGTAAATGACCCCTTTATATGATTATCATTCACAAATTCAACAATTCATAGCAAGAAATGAATGAGTATAACTCAATAAACCGCATATTTCAGTGCCAAAAGATGTATATGAAATGTGTTGATCACCTGCTATGAGAGAAGGGCGACTCACCGTCTTTGACGGATCTGGATGGTGCTGCTATGAGTATGCGATGCAGGAGGCTCAAGGAGGAGTAAGAGGGATGCGGGGTGGCGACGATGGGATGGGGGCGGCGCACAGAGTGGGATAAGGGACGGGGTTAGGTCCTTGTGTTTGATGCAGGGTTAAATCGATCAAAATTTGACACCCCGCGTAAGGCACTGAGAATTTTGCCTCCCCGCGCGCTCCGCCCTCGCTAATCTTTTCACATTGATATTTTGTCCTTCATTGGCGGCTGATGGACCTGCTTCATTTTGGCCCCACGTGACAGtctatgcaaaattttattagaatTCCCAGTTTATAACATTATTACATAGActtacaataaaaaaattataattACAGTAATAAAATAACAAAAACACTTAAATGAACCCTGGAAACCATAGAAAAATTAGAGTCAGAATTTTTTGCGCTCACAAATAATTGATTTTCCCAACCATCTTGTGTATATGACCTAAGCTTGTACATATGTTCTAAAATGTAATTATcttatttatttttaaattttatttgagatataaattgttgttgtGGTAGAAACAACGATACACACATAATCACAACATAATCTAGtatcctaaatagttcatccccactatatgATTTCGGTGCATAAAATGGGTGGGTTTCTCTACTTGGGCCTTATGAGGCTATAGAATAGAGCTATATTTATTAAAAATATTAGCCACGTCTTTATCTTGTTTCCTCTCGTAACCCTAGGTTGGTTgggcaagcttctccctcgagactTAACGGCGAGCCCGTGGATTCGCATTCCCTCTGCTTATCGCTCCGGCGGCCAGTGGCAGAGAGCGGAACCCCGGTGCATCCGCTCTGGTTAGTTGTTTAGGTTAGGGTTTTTTAGTCCTCGCAGGAGGGGCGCTCGGGCGGATGGTGGTGTCTCTTTTTCAGGCCTATCTTTCGGCTATGTCCCCCCTCAAGTCCAGCCATTTAGACGTAGTTAAGGAGCTCCGACGTAGACTTTTGCCGTCTCCTTGGAGCgatgaggttagggtttctcgtctAGTGGCAAGATTTGGTGTCACTGGTTACACAGATCTATGCAAGAGTACAACTGCTACGACTACGGCTCCAGGATGTTCCCCTTAGGAACACGTGCGCGAAGATTTCTCGGTTGacatcgacaaggtcaagccggctctgtTACGAGAGCGGAAACAGTGGAGCGTTGACAGCTCGTTCTGGCGGCAGTAGTGGTTATTTGATGGTCTCAAAATCTCGAtgtaatttttttatgtttaagatGCTTTGTACTTTCAGTGAACTTTTATACCATATCTGTTCATTTTCACAAAAAGATAGGGTTATTTATCTTGTTCCCCATAGTGGTTCAAGTAGAAGAGTCATGCACTAAACATTTTCACCTGATGAAAGCAAACAAATATCACTAGCTATTCAAACTAACTTCTCAAGCACAAAAGAGTTATCACCCACTTGAGTCCCTTTTGGTTGCTCAAAAAGTAGGAGAACAAAATTATGTCATAACAAGTGGCATTTTTAGTTTAATATTTGTCATTACAAAAGGTACTAAACAATTTTTCTACTTTAATGAGGGTAATAAATTGTGTTTGGCTATGTATCATTGAAAGGTCGTGCGAAAATATGATGAAGAAATTATTCAAATCATTCATAGAAAGCTATGGTGATGGTGACCATGGCActtacttttttattttttatttttaccttAATTTTTTGCATTTAGATACTACATATGCATCGAGGAATTTTCTTGGATTTTCAACATAATACTCTATTTATTCTCTTCTAATTTTTAGAAAATAAAATATATTTACAACTTTTTTCACTTATTTGGGATGAATCTCTTATGAAGCCAACAAGTTGTTCCATATGTTCTCTCTTATAGAATTTTTATACGACGCTAACTGCGTCAAATTACAAGGAAAGGTACACACATTGTGCAAACTGGGCCAACCCATTTTCGGATGTACATTAAACATTCTTTTTCTGGTTTTGATAATCTTCTAGAAGTTTCCTGTCAGTTTTACCTGTTTTAGGGACCTTCTAGAAAGTAAGGTTCCTGAACTGGTTTTACGTTTCTTTTATATGTTTTCTTAGTTTTTGGGTTtacttttttaattattttttacgttttctccttatcattttttcttttttatttcttttattcataatttcaaaaaatgttcaaatgtTTAGAATTTTAAACAATATACCTTTTCTAAATGATCAAGAATTACACATTTTATTTAAGCTTTtataaaatgttcaggaatttacATATTGTTCGTACTTCAAAATTCCAAATATTTTAAATTTTCACGAAAAATTACCAAAAATGTTTCGAATTTCAACTTTTTGTTCATGTCTTTATTAAAATTTTGATATTTCAATTTTGTTTGATTTTTTAAACAATCACATTACAAATTTTGTTCGtgtttttcaaaaatgttcaacaAAATGAAAATTCTAAAATTTGTTTGTGTTTTCTAAAAGCTGATTTGGaactttgaatttttttttcaaatcagCAACTGAAGTTAGTTCAAATATTCACGTTGCCATTTAGTTATCAGCATCCATTAGCTGTACTGGCCAGCAGCTTCCATTAAATGGTGGTTGGTGCCGGTTCGAGAGGATAGCTCCTCTTCGGCGCCCTCAGGGCATTTCCTATTTAGCGCTGCGGGCGCCCGTTACAGTGCAATTTGCAAACGGGCGCCCGCAGCAGTccaagctgggccggcccactctAGTTTTGCGGAAACATTAAAAAGTGAGAGAACTAAAAATCGAACCCACGACGGACTCGTTACGATTGCTGCGCTCCAACCACTACGACATCGCGTTTGTTGTGTACTAAGTTAAGTCgctctttctttttattttgtttcttcaaTTCTTGACGGTTTTAttcgtttttcccttttttttcttttttttaatgcaTGATTTTCTAAAAGAATGTCATGTTTTTTAAAATCATTGTACTTTTTTAAATTACATGAACTttattcaaattcgatgaactttttctaatttcgatgaactttttccagattacatgaacttttttcaaattcgatgaacaattcttttaaaatcaatgaactttttctagattacatgatcttttttcaaatttggtgaactttttctgAATTCGATGgactttttttaaaatttgatgaacttttttcatattacatgaacttttttcaaattcgatgaactttttctaaatgcgatgaacttttttcgaattcgatgaacttttttcaaaactgatgaactttttttgaatctaatgaacttttttttaattcgatgaactttttttcaaatccgatgaacttttcttcgaatttggtgaactttttcttGAAAATCGATGAACCCTTTTCAGTTTTTGAACTTTtcttaaaatttgatgaactttttttcgaattTACGTTTTCTTTTTTGagataatttatattgagtatataTTAATGTTTTACTGCAcgaaaaggttcatcgattttgaaaaaagtttgtaGAAGACAACAAAGTTAGTTTGTTCTGGTGGTTAGTGTGGTGCACACGCAACAAAGTGATTCGGAGTTCGAATCCCCAGCTATCCTCAGGTTTTATTGCTTTTTTACTTCAAAAGTGAACAGCTCCCACTGCAAACACGCGTTGGGCCGGCCCATGCCAGCGACGCTGCAGGCGCCAGCtcgttaacgggcgcctgcagcgctgacTAGGAGCTCCCCGCCCTCAGCGCCGCTTAGGGGAGAGGGGAAGGTGCGCTATAGTGGGCCGACCCAACGTTGCTCGTGTCTATGCTAAAAAAACAAATCCTCATAAAAAATATGAGGGAACTAGGTATCGAACACACATGCCAACGCGAGGAACTTGCGCACAGTACCAATGCACCACGTCGACTTTGGTGTGTTTATTCCGAAAACAGACTATATGGAAATTGTTTCCGTGGCA is drawn from Triticum dicoccoides isolate Atlit2015 ecotype Zavitan chromosome 6B, WEW_v2.0, whole genome shotgun sequence and contains these coding sequences:
- the LOC119326510 gene encoding uncharacterized protein LOC119326510 isoform X2; the encoded protein is MSAGGTIMNKTVEGAIILIESIAFHQMQWGYERPSSNPKVASCVQSEAVCSISEQKSSMVPNIQNQHVLFQGQQHFRIELEPPYGNIDPTSIILDDYYDIFQDDATTLDQMDTTVADPIPHGSETVQNESKLQEEVYEEPTLIDAKLRQQDMEKFTCVSQLCDWWNLVVSPIAHTCVTTVSGLFVKKKSLAPPVFTSITVKESISEKNSEDGIPTPAHIIKQVGDIPRREIQEVESNLEELILQYPENIPCVAELHEWWKSSVPLLKLSSDGDEENIAQKDSEVVISAPLPDHVSEYSQMGTFRTQLGVAGSSTIEDPEEERPQLEEEILEAKAQDDPELNYPSDQVEDLEEPMYILPEEVKEIVVVELEEPEIHLPIVIQEHDVAEKCDEAL
- the LOC119326510 gene encoding uncharacterized protein LOC119326510 isoform X1, coding for MSAGGTIMNKTVEGAIILIESIAFHQMQWGYERPSSNPKVASCVQSEAVCSISEQKSSMVPNIQNQHVLFQGQQHFRIELEPPYGNIDPTSIILDDYYDIFQDDATTLDQMDTTVADPIPHGSETVQNESKLQEEVYEEPTLIDAKLRQQDMEKFTCVSQLCDWWNLVVSPIAHTCVTTVSGLFVKKKSLAPPVFTSITVKESISEKNSEDGIPTPAHIIKQVGDIPRREIQEVESNLEELILQYPENIPCVAELHEWWKSSVPLLKLSSDGDEENIAQKDSEVVISAPLPDHVSEYSQMGTFRTQLGVAGSSTIEDPEEERPQLEEEILEAKAQDDPELNYPSDQVEDLEEPMYILPEEVKEIVVVELEEPEIHLPIVIQEHDVAGLSNPLDDMRPYDSFASTLHCMMPSVKVDLKKHLLGYDHIYPVSGITLICDDHRYFPHASSMLNETYHSRLSRG